A region of Paenibacillus sp. 37 DNA encodes the following proteins:
- a CDS encoding carbohydrate ABC transporter permease, whose amino-acid sequence MYHKTMPYRIFSIFNNVLLTLLSLLCLLPLYHLLMVSLSASAPANAGLVTFWPIGFTLEAYAKTFANTNFLSSLWVSVERTVLGTGLALIVNTIAAYALSKETRVFRARNIYLWYFVITMLFSGGLIPGYILILKLGLMNTLLALILPGLVAVFNIILLLNFFRTVPKDLEEAAFIDGAGHFKTFIKIYLPVSVPVIATVSLFMMVGHWNAYFDGIIYIRDAEKLPLATFMQTIIVQADMSKLDPEAVKNLSQRTIRASQIFISALPILLVYPFLQRYFVTGIVVGAVKE is encoded by the coding sequence ATGTATCATAAAACGATGCCTTACCGCATATTTAGCATATTCAACAATGTGTTACTGACCCTGCTTTCACTGCTCTGCTTGCTGCCTTTGTATCACTTGCTCATGGTATCTCTTAGCGCATCTGCACCTGCGAATGCTGGTCTCGTCACGTTCTGGCCGATTGGATTTACATTGGAGGCGTATGCAAAAACATTTGCCAATACCAACTTCCTCTCCTCCTTGTGGGTATCCGTGGAGCGGACGGTACTGGGTACAGGGCTTGCGTTAATCGTCAATACGATTGCAGCCTATGCGCTGTCCAAAGAGACGCGGGTGTTCCGCGCACGTAACATCTATCTGTGGTATTTTGTCATCACGATGCTGTTCAGCGGTGGCCTCATTCCGGGGTATATCCTAATTCTGAAGCTGGGGCTGATGAACACATTGCTGGCCTTGATCCTGCCTGGATTGGTCGCGGTGTTCAACATCATACTGTTGCTCAATTTCTTCCGTACCGTTCCGAAGGATCTGGAGGAAGCTGCATTTATCGATGGAGCAGGGCACTTTAAAACGTTTATCAAAATCTATCTGCCGGTCTCCGTACCTGTTATTGCAACGGTTTCACTCTTCATGATGGTTGGGCATTGGAACGCATACTTTGATGGGATTATCTACATCCGTGATGCGGAAAAGCTGCCACTTGCGACTTTCATGCAGACGATCATCGTACAAGCGGACATGTCGAAGCTTGATCCAGAAGCGGTTAAGAACCTGTCCCAACGGACCATTCGGGCTTCGCAGATCTTTATCAGTGCACTGCCGATCTTGTTAGTGTATCCGTTCCTGCAACGGTACTTTGTAACGGGAATTGTGGTTGGTGCTGTTAAGGAGTAG
- a CDS encoding xylulokinase yields the protein MDQNLKQAILRGETSLGIEFGSTRIKAVLMDYHFKTICSSSYEWENQLIDGYWTYHMNDMIHGLQQTYYQLQQEIEGKYGVTIQKIGSIGCSAMMQGYIALDQAGELLVPFRTWRNATTGKAASELTEKFQFKIPERWSIAHLYQAILNGEEHVTNINYITTLSGYIHRLLTGSKAIGIGDASGMFPIDESTRGYPEVMLKKFDDLIADRGYAWNLIDILPKVYTAGEHAGYLSEAGARLLDPSGRLGSHIPLCPPEGDAGTGMVATNSVQKRTGNISVGTSIFAMIVLEKNVSAVYPEIDIVTTPDGNPVAMVLANNCSSDINAWVDLFREFYEAMGMKPDMNQLFSVLFNEALKADADGGGLLSYGYYSGENITGIAKGRPLFVRSPESRFNLANFVRVHLFAAFAALRLGLDILTQKEHVTIEHIWAHGGLFKTPLVAQKMCASALNIPVSVMSTAGEGGAWGMAILASYMVNKQQHEGLAEYLTTKVFIDAEGQEVSPNSADVNGFALFMERYTEGLAIEQSAVDHFVENGKKA from the coding sequence ATGGATCAAAACTTGAAGCAAGCTATACTCAGGGGAGAAACTTCGCTAGGCATTGAATTTGGGTCCACACGAATCAAAGCTGTACTCATGGATTACCATTTCAAAACCATCTGTTCCAGCAGTTATGAATGGGAAAATCAATTGATTGACGGTTACTGGACTTACCATATGAATGATATGATTCACGGCTTGCAACAAACCTATTATCAATTACAGCAAGAGATTGAGGGAAAATATGGTGTAACGATACAAAAGATTGGATCAATCGGATGTTCTGCCATGATGCAGGGTTACATTGCACTTGATCAGGCAGGGGAGTTATTGGTTCCGTTCCGTACATGGCGCAATGCCACAACGGGGAAGGCTGCATCAGAGCTAACCGAGAAATTCCAGTTTAAAATTCCAGAGCGCTGGAGCATCGCACATTTGTATCAAGCGATTTTGAACGGAGAAGAGCATGTCACGAACATCAATTATATTACGACATTGTCGGGTTACATACATCGGCTCTTAACTGGCAGTAAAGCTATTGGTATAGGGGATGCCTCAGGCATGTTCCCAATTGATGAATCCACACGGGGATATCCTGAAGTTATGTTGAAGAAGTTTGACGATTTAATTGCTGACAGAGGCTACGCGTGGAATCTTATAGATATTTTACCTAAAGTGTACACTGCCGGTGAACATGCCGGATATCTTAGTGAAGCTGGTGCGCGACTGTTAGATCCATCGGGTAGGTTGGGATCCCATATTCCACTTTGCCCTCCGGAAGGCGATGCTGGAACAGGCATGGTTGCTACGAATAGTGTCCAAAAACGGACGGGCAACATTTCCGTGGGTACATCGATTTTTGCCATGATTGTATTAGAGAAAAACGTATCTGCGGTGTACCCTGAGATCGACATTGTCACTACACCTGACGGCAATCCTGTGGCTATGGTGCTTGCGAATAACTGCTCCAGCGATATTAATGCTTGGGTCGACTTGTTCCGTGAATTTTATGAGGCGATGGGAATGAAACCCGATATGAATCAGTTATTTAGCGTCTTGTTCAATGAAGCATTGAAAGCTGACGCGGATGGTGGTGGCTTACTGAGCTACGGCTACTATTCAGGGGAGAACATTACAGGAATTGCGAAAGGTCGTCCGTTGTTCGTGCGTTCTCCAGAGAGTCGCTTCAATCTGGCAAACTTCGTGAGAGTCCATCTGTTTGCTGCATTTGCTGCACTCAGGCTCGGACTGGATATTCTCACACAGAAGGAGCACGTAACGATTGAGCACATATGGGCGCATGGCGGATTGTTCAAAACCCCACTAGTCGCTCAAAAAATGTGCGCATCCGCACTGAATATTCCCGTTTCGGTCATGTCTACCGCGGGCGAAGGTGGCGCATGGGGAATGGCTATTTTGGCTTCCTACATGGTTAATAAGCAGCAGCACGAGGGTTTGGCGGAGTACCTTACTACTAAGGTGTTTATTGATGCAGAAGGACAAGAGGTTTCTCCAAATAGCGCGGATGTGAATGGATTTGCCTTGTTCATGGAGCGTTACACGGAAGGACTGGCCATTGAGCAGTCAGCAGTAGATCATTTCGTGGAAAATGGGAAGAAAGCCTGA
- a CDS encoding FusB/FusC family EF-G-binding protein, whose protein sequence is MQTPFIHNHQFNYIHKQADFLLKTLRSVVDPKVLDTVRYTVSTNAVGIFDDLTPEQKQLLEQLSTYEKTHELQTYLNQLEAYLIPFPQVSAKQIQKLFPKVKKLKVPDLESIDYARTTYLRWTDIATDRLFIVYPHEGRFLGIEGRLTATNKKGYCMFCHRHQELGFFNVKTKSYTPDNISSVAQYVCMDNTACNHSITDITMLEKFLLSTVK, encoded by the coding sequence ATGCAAACACCATTCATTCACAATCATCAATTCAATTATATTCATAAACAAGCTGATTTCCTGCTCAAAACGCTGCGCTCGGTCGTGGACCCCAAAGTATTGGATACGGTCCGTTATACCGTCAGCACGAATGCCGTTGGCATCTTCGATGATCTGACGCCGGAACAAAAGCAACTGCTGGAGCAGTTATCCACGTATGAGAAGACACATGAGTTGCAGACCTATCTGAACCAGCTGGAAGCATATCTGATTCCATTTCCGCAAGTATCCGCGAAACAAATTCAGAAGCTGTTTCCCAAGGTAAAGAAGCTCAAAGTGCCGGATCTGGAATCCATCGATTACGCACGTACAACTTATCTGAGATGGACCGACATTGCTACCGATCGCTTGTTCATCGTGTATCCGCATGAAGGCAGATTCCTCGGAATTGAGGGACGGCTTACAGCCACGAACAAGAAAGGGTATTGCATGTTCTGTCATCGCCATCAGGAGCTCGGATTTTTCAACGTGAAAACCAAGAGTTATACGCCGGACAACATTTCTTCCGTGGCCCAGTACGTATGCATGGATAACACAGCTTGCAACCATAGCATCACCGATATCACTATGTTGGAGAAGTTTCTTCTCTCGACAGTAAAATAA
- a CDS encoding NAD(P)H oxidoreductase, giving the protein MNVLVVVSHPRKDSLTFQVAERFAEGLTEAGHGYEILDLHGIGFDPILREMDEPDYTQENQVFSPEVETEMERLKKHDAVAFVFPLWWWHLPAMLKGYVDRVMNNGFAYGANKLPHQQILWISLSGVTEEQMHKRNYGESIANLLNVGIADYCGVSQSRVEFLYETLESKPEHYEALLNHAHNLGLNYANDPSTL; this is encoded by the coding sequence ATGAACGTACTCGTTGTAGTATCCCACCCGCGTAAAGATTCCTTGACCTTCCAGGTAGCTGAACGTTTTGCAGAAGGGCTTACCGAGGCTGGTCACGGTTATGAGATATTGGATTTGCATGGGATTGGATTTGACCCAATTCTCCGAGAGATGGATGAACCCGACTATACTCAAGAAAATCAGGTGTTCTCACCAGAGGTTGAAACTGAGATGGAGCGTTTGAAGAAGCACGATGCTGTGGCTTTTGTGTTTCCTCTCTGGTGGTGGCATCTGCCAGCCATGTTGAAGGGTTATGTGGATCGTGTCATGAACAACGGATTTGCCTACGGCGCGAACAAGCTCCCTCATCAGCAGATATTATGGATCTCTCTTTCGGGTGTGACGGAAGAACAGATGCATAAGCGCAACTATGGTGAATCAATTGCCAATCTGCTCAATGTGGGTATTGCCGATTACTGCGGCGTGTCCCAATCCAGGGTTGAGTTTTTGTATGAAACGTTGGAATCCAAGCCTGAGCATTATGAGGCATTGCTGAACCATGCGCATAACTTGGGACTAAACTACGCCAACGACCCTTCGACGTTATAA
- a CDS encoding winged helix-turn-helix transcriptional regulator: MTEHGETSAPKKYKVGVEAALEVMGGKWKPLIIYHLMTGRKRTSELRRLIPDITQKMLTTQLRGLEKDEIVQRKVYSEVPPKVEYELTDYGWGLKPALDHLCYWGEDHLDKIHGDKFKVLEDFDSEEKGAGR; the protein is encoded by the coding sequence ATGACGGAACATGGAGAAACAAGTGCTCCAAAGAAATATAAAGTAGGCGTGGAAGCGGCCTTGGAAGTGATGGGTGGGAAGTGGAAGCCTTTGATTATTTATCACTTGATGACTGGACGGAAACGCACGTCAGAGCTTCGACGATTGATACCGGACATTACGCAGAAGATGCTGACAACACAGCTCAGAGGTCTGGAAAAGGACGAGATTGTGCAGCGCAAGGTATATTCGGAGGTTCCACCCAAAGTGGAGTATGAGTTAACGGACTACGGCTGGGGACTTAAGCCTGCCCTGGACCATTTGTGTTATTGGGGAGAAGATCATCTGGACAAAATCCACGGGGATAAGTTTAAGGTTCTGGAAGACTTTGATTCCGAAGAAAAGGGGGCGGGAAGGTGA
- a CDS encoding NUDIX hydrolase, giving the protein MNGEEHAKQAVPFRCEGVAVVLLKKTHDQYRVLMLKRAGRMLHNEWCYVGGGIEKGEKAWEAALREAHEETGITEVQLYSANQFEQYYSPMGEYIYTAPVFVGYVDESQVVRLNHEHTEYQWMTFDEAKENAALPGIEDILDFVEKHFARKVPSKWLRINGENN; this is encoded by the coding sequence GTGAATGGTGAGGAGCACGCGAAACAGGCAGTGCCCTTTCGTTGCGAAGGCGTGGCTGTAGTTCTGTTGAAGAAGACCCACGATCAATACCGTGTACTGATGTTAAAGCGGGCGGGTCGTATGTTGCATAACGAGTGGTGTTATGTTGGCGGCGGGATAGAAAAAGGTGAGAAGGCATGGGAAGCTGCACTCAGAGAAGCCCACGAGGAAACAGGTATTACGGAAGTCCAGTTGTATTCTGCCAATCAATTCGAACAATATTATTCACCCATGGGAGAATATATCTATACCGCTCCCGTATTCGTAGGATACGTGGATGAAAGCCAGGTTGTCCGGTTAAATCATGAACATACCGAGTACCAATGGATGACGTTTGACGAAGCCAAAGAAAATGCGGCATTGCCCGGAATTGAAGACATTTTGGATTTTGTTGAAAAGCATTTTGCCAGAAAAGTCCCTTCCAAGTGGCTTCGGATTAATGGAGAGAATAATTAG
- a CDS encoding HAD-IIIA family hydrolase — translation MMKPNGNVQAVFIDRDGTIGGTGHFIHPRDFRLYPNAQEAITLLKREGIMVLAFTNQYRISRGEASVEDFEEQFREYGFDHSYICPHEQECSCRKPKPGMLLQASEEYGLDLSKCIVIGDVGDTDMLAAHAVGATKIMVRTGWGESSLTQFRDKWMETEPDYIAADIWDAVQWIIHGKEFRE, via the coding sequence ATGATGAAGCCAAATGGGAATGTACAAGCTGTTTTTATAGACAGAGATGGAACCATCGGTGGTACAGGACATTTTATTCATCCGAGAGATTTCAGATTATACCCCAATGCTCAAGAAGCAATTACGCTTTTGAAACGAGAAGGAATTATGGTACTGGCTTTTACGAATCAATATCGAATCTCACGTGGGGAAGCAAGTGTTGAGGATTTTGAAGAGCAATTTCGCGAGTACGGATTCGATCACTCCTATATATGTCCACACGAGCAAGAATGCAGTTGCAGAAAGCCTAAACCCGGAATGTTATTACAGGCATCAGAGGAATACGGTTTGGATTTATCCAAATGCATCGTTATTGGAGATGTAGGAGATACAGACATGCTTGCTGCCCATGCTGTAGGAGCGACCAAGATCATGGTGAGAACAGGCTGGGGGGAATCTTCACTAACCCAATTCAGAGACAAATGGATGGAGACTGAACCTGATTATATCGCTGCAGATATTTGGGATGCCGTACAATGGATCATTCATGGAAAAGAATTCAGAGAATAA
- a CDS encoding NUDIX domain-containing protein gives MGMSDYYKNLRGKIGNELIFMPGVAGIIRNEQGEILFGRKHNESTWGLIAGAIELGETPAQAIVREALEETGLVVEPEKIIGVYGGEARRFTYSNGHQVEYLTIVFECRIKSGQPTPDNEEMKDLQFFPEGQLPPMANQYPDYIFSSKQEERAHFER, from the coding sequence ATGGGCATGTCAGACTATTACAAAAACCTCAGGGGAAAGATCGGCAATGAGCTTATTTTTATGCCGGGTGTCGCTGGGATTATCCGAAATGAACAAGGGGAGATCCTGTTCGGTCGTAAACATAACGAATCAACCTGGGGGTTAATTGCTGGAGCCATTGAGCTTGGTGAGACACCGGCGCAAGCGATTGTTAGAGAGGCACTGGAAGAGACAGGTCTAGTTGTTGAACCCGAGAAGATTATTGGAGTATACGGGGGTGAAGCAAGAAGGTTTACATACAGCAATGGTCATCAGGTTGAATATTTGACTATCGTATTTGAATGCAGGATCAAATCCGGGCAACCCACGCCCGATAATGAAGAGATGAAGGATTTGCAGTTTTTCCCCGAGGGTCAGCTTCCACCCATGGCAAACCAGTATCCGGATTATATTTTTAGTTCCAAGCAAGAAGAACGAGCCCATTTTGAAAGATAA
- a CDS encoding MepB family protein, with protein sequence MDNKSSLNCPNAWTTPDILHGDLVASKELIYDKCGFICSQPHEEAQNAEYGAYVFTLNSLSIRFRVAKTTPTKIGQFVTLWERSEDGSTQPYDVSDPADMYVISTRTGSNFGQFVFPKHVLLQRDIVSDQGKGGKRAIRVYPPWDKPTSNQAQKTQQWQLEYFLEVPFTEPLNCDQARVLMINHYNHL encoded by the coding sequence TTGGATAACAAAAGTAGTTTGAATTGTCCGAATGCTTGGACTACTCCTGATATACTTCATGGCGACTTAGTTGCCAGTAAGGAACTGATCTATGACAAGTGTGGCTTTATCTGCTCACAACCACATGAAGAAGCACAAAATGCTGAATACGGGGCGTATGTATTCACCTTAAATTCTCTCTCCATTCGATTTCGCGTCGCCAAAACCACCCCAACTAAGATTGGACAATTTGTTACCCTGTGGGAGCGGAGTGAGGATGGATCGACACAGCCATATGATGTATCAGATCCAGCAGATATGTATGTCATTAGTACGCGCACAGGTAGCAACTTTGGTCAATTTGTATTTCCGAAGCATGTATTGTTACAGCGAGATATCGTATCAGATCAAGGCAAAGGTGGCAAGCGCGCCATACGTGTATATCCGCCTTGGGACAAACCAACAAGTAACCAGGCTCAGAAAACCCAGCAGTGGCAGCTTGAATACTTCCTGGAAGTACCTTTTACTGAACCATTGAACTGTGATCAAGCCCGGGTACTTATGATAAACCATTATAATCACCTATGA
- a CDS encoding MBL fold metallo-hydrolase: MLNQLSDSIYYMSNDNDRERPVLGLVCGEKYSLVIDGGNSVQHARDFIEGIRSLDVPPVKYVVITHAHWDHFLGMNEFGATIIVNRLTNKRLNDWRSYSFDDQSLREYVDADVISTHCMEIIQAEIPMRESFLLDKPDIVFKDSLQIDLGNKLCMLETIQSTHTDDSTIVYIPDEKTIFLGDSPYGTTTNKMFHFKQSLLSHMIQDIQKYDAEHFLLGHESICDQEEMDVFWKELTVSSRAVTSTLLDQAIASFEKEQLREPNGNELFFLKAFVNDQLLQAQKK; this comes from the coding sequence ATGTTAAATCAATTAAGCGATTCCATTTATTATATGTCCAATGATAATGATAGAGAAAGACCGGTATTAGGCTTGGTGTGTGGGGAAAAATATAGCCTGGTGATCGATGGTGGAAATTCAGTTCAACATGCCAGAGATTTTATCGAGGGAATTCGATCCCTGGATGTGCCTCCCGTTAAGTATGTGGTTATTACGCATGCACATTGGGATCATTTTCTGGGAATGAATGAATTCGGTGCGACAATCATCGTTAATCGTTTAACCAATAAGCGCTTGAACGACTGGAGATCTTATTCCTTCGATGATCAGTCACTTCGTGAGTATGTTGATGCTGATGTAATCAGTACGCATTGCATGGAAATTATACAGGCGGAAATCCCGATGAGAGAATCATTTCTGCTAGATAAGCCTGATATTGTCTTTAAAGATTCCCTCCAGATTGATCTGGGGAACAAGCTCTGTATGCTGGAGACGATTCAGAGTACGCATACCGATGATTCAACAATTGTATATATTCCTGATGAGAAGACTATTTTTCTGGGAGATAGTCCGTATGGAACAACAACGAATAAAATGTTTCATTTTAAGCAATCCTTGCTCAGCCACATGATACAAGATATCCAAAAGTATGATGCGGAGCATTTCTTGTTGGGTCATGAATCCATATGTGATCAGGAAGAGATGGATGTGTTCTGGAAAGAGCTTACTGTGAGTAGTAGAGCGGTGACATCCACATTGTTAGATCAGGCGATAGCATCTTTTGAAAAGGAACAGTTACGGGAGCCTAATGGGAATGAACTCTTCTTCTTGAAAGCATTTGTTAATGATCAATTGTTACAGGCACAGAAGAAATAG
- a CDS encoding SHOCT domain-containing protein produces the protein MKALSIFSLIWFVLNFLLITVFLDGSQESAEAAAGLGLLGVLYGLLFSILALVISSKRKKTPVNVHEQLLQLGELKEKNIISEYEFDQKKEKLLARYR, from the coding sequence TTGAAAGCATTATCAATCTTCAGTCTTATTTGGTTCGTACTCAATTTTTTATTAATAACAGTTTTTTTAGATGGTTCGCAAGAAAGTGCGGAGGCAGCGGCAGGTTTGGGACTTCTGGGTGTACTGTATGGTCTGCTTTTCTCCATTCTAGCCCTAGTCATATCTAGCAAGCGAAAAAAGACCCCTGTGAATGTTCATGAACAACTGCTACAGTTGGGTGAATTAAAAGAGAAAAATATCATCTCGGAATATGAATTCGATCAAAAGAAAGAAAAGCTACTCGCCAGATACAGGTAA
- a CDS encoding cation diffusion facilitator family transporter yields MSGHQHSHNHGHNHAHTTNNKKVLLFSFIIITVYMIVEAFGGFITNSLALISDAGHMLSDSIALGIALLAFTFGEKAVNTGKTYGYRRFEILAATLNGITLIAIALYIFYEAIGRFINPPEVATVGMLIISVIGLLVNILVAWIMMRGSDTENNLNMRGAYLHVISDMLGSVGAIAAALLMMFFGWGWADPLASVIVATLVLRSGFYVTKSSLHILMEGTPANVDVNELVQTIKQVDGVKGVHDVHVWSITSNLNALTAHIVVDGTMDVYASEILVQKIEHMLEHKEIKHVTLQVESEKHLHDTSVLCTVKGDAPDAHAHHHH; encoded by the coding sequence ATGTCTGGACATCAACACAGTCATAACCATGGGCACAACCACGCTCACACCACCAATAACAAGAAAGTCCTGTTGTTTTCCTTCATTATTATTACCGTCTATATGATCGTTGAAGCCTTTGGCGGATTCATTACCAACAGTCTCGCACTTATTTCGGATGCAGGTCATATGTTGTCCGATTCCATTGCACTCGGGATCGCTTTGCTGGCGTTCACGTTTGGTGAAAAAGCCGTGAATACTGGCAAAACGTACGGCTACAGACGATTCGAGATTCTAGCTGCCACGTTAAACGGAATTACATTAATCGCCATTGCACTCTACATTTTCTACGAAGCCATTGGTCGATTCATTAACCCGCCAGAAGTCGCAACCGTAGGTATGTTAATCATCAGCGTCATTGGATTGCTCGTCAATATTCTGGTGGCCTGGATCATGATGCGTGGTAGCGATACGGAGAATAATCTGAATATGCGCGGTGCTTATCTCCACGTCATTAGTGATATGCTCGGATCGGTTGGTGCCATTGCGGCAGCATTGCTCATGATGTTCTTTGGCTGGGGTTGGGCCGATCCACTGGCAAGTGTAATTGTCGCGACACTCGTATTGCGTAGTGGGTTCTATGTCACCAAATCATCTCTGCATATCTTAATGGAAGGTACACCGGCCAATGTGGATGTGAATGAGCTGGTGCAGACCATCAAACAAGTGGATGGCGTCAAAGGCGTACACGATGTGCATGTCTGGTCCATTACCAGTAACCTGAACGCACTTACTGCTCATATCGTCGTAGATGGAACGATGGATGTTTATGCATCCGAGATCCTGGTTCAGAAGATTGAACATATGCTGGAGCATAAAGAAATCAAACATGTAACGCTCCAAGTTGAGTCTGAGAAACATCTGCATGACACCTCGGTACTATGTACGGTCAAAGGCGACGCACCTGACGCCCATGCGCATCATCACCATTGA
- a CDS encoding response regulator transcription factor encodes MKHLLLADDDANIRALLRHVMTKEGYRVHEAQDGVEAVKLMQETPIDLAILDVMMPGMDGLELCDFIRQHYDIPIMLLTARDQLSDKREGYLKGTDEYVTKPFEPEELVYRVKALFRRYHRTSSDIIRMNRIVIDRNNVEVTDGQSILFLPMKEFELLSQLAQFPGRLFSRDELIRLVWGADYEGDDRTVDVHIKRLRDRFADYADDFVIQTVRGIGYKMEVKAP; translated from the coding sequence ATGAAACATCTGCTGCTGGCAGACGATGATGCGAATATTAGAGCACTCTTGCGGCATGTCATGACCAAGGAAGGCTATCGGGTACATGAAGCGCAGGATGGTGTAGAAGCGGTGAAACTGATGCAAGAAACGCCAATCGATCTGGCGATCCTCGATGTCATGATGCCAGGCATGGACGGACTGGAGTTATGTGATTTCATTCGGCAGCATTACGACATTCCGATTATGTTGCTGACGGCACGAGATCAGCTATCTGATAAGAGAGAAGGTTATTTGAAAGGAACGGATGAGTATGTGACCAAGCCGTTTGAACCCGAAGAACTGGTTTACCGGGTAAAGGCGTTATTTCGTCGGTACCATCGCACATCCAGCGATATCATCCGCATGAATCGAATCGTCATTGACCGTAACAATGTGGAGGTCACGGACGGGCAATCCATTCTCTTTTTACCAATGAAGGAATTTGAATTACTCTCACAGCTTGCCCAGTTTCCGGGACGGTTGTTCTCTCGGGATGAACTCATTCGACTTGTCTGGGGAGCAGATTACGAAGGAGATGACCGTACTGTTGATGTACATATTAAGCGACTCCGTGATCGGTTTGCTGATTATGCGGACGATTTCGTGATCCAAACGGTGCGGGGCATTGGTTACAAGATGGAGGTGAAAGCACCGTGA
- a CDS encoding sensor histidine kinase, with product MRTLYVRVFLITVAVIVVSGMLGFLLSNIYYHAKLKEFNDEKLVGIATQMKQFVEQQPGTMEQYLNNAAALGYEIYVTDGKGNDQFYGREFREKDLDKRAVDLVLNGEVYHGVAQFPSKPFITGFFDNQLSNTVGVYLQLGNANYALFMRPDVILQFGELRIFFALIGAFTIGISILIFLISTRYLVNPIERLSEATKRIAQGKYNLKLPTARRDEIGQLAQHFMTMSRELERVDQARQQFVSNVSHEIQSPLTSIQGFAQLVADRDLPEQEREHYASIIEEESRHLSLLSKQLLLLSSLEQGNEDLTKVKFSLRDQFRQAVQVLQWQLEEKELLLRISVPESIQLIGNEVLLMQVWMNLLGNAVNHLPQGRSIEIHAEQIDDQCVIQIRDTGNGIAAEHLPFLFDRFYRVDRARERSSGRTGLGLAIVQKIIRIHDGTIEVSSSSAGTVFTVTLPQM from the coding sequence GTGAGGACCTTGTACGTCCGGGTATTCCTTATTACGGTTGCGGTAATTGTGGTCAGCGGCATGCTGGGTTTCCTTTTGTCGAATATCTACTATCATGCGAAGCTCAAGGAATTCAATGATGAGAAGCTGGTAGGCATTGCAACGCAAATGAAGCAATTTGTAGAGCAGCAACCCGGGACCATGGAGCAGTATTTGAACAATGCCGCCGCACTCGGGTACGAAATCTATGTAACGGATGGAAAAGGCAACGACCAATTCTACGGCCGCGAATTCCGTGAGAAGGACCTGGACAAGCGAGCTGTAGATCTGGTACTTAATGGTGAGGTGTACCATGGCGTCGCCCAGTTTCCAAGTAAACCGTTCATTACCGGTTTCTTCGATAATCAATTAAGCAATACCGTGGGTGTTTATCTACAGCTAGGCAATGCGAATTACGCTCTCTTTATGCGTCCGGATGTAATTCTGCAGTTCGGTGAGCTGCGAATCTTTTTTGCACTGATTGGCGCATTTACCATAGGCATCAGTATCCTGATCTTTCTGATCAGTACCCGATATCTGGTCAATCCGATTGAACGTCTGTCCGAGGCGACCAAACGCATCGCACAAGGAAAATATAATCTGAAATTGCCTACTGCAAGACGGGATGAGATTGGACAATTAGCCCAGCATTTCATGACCATGAGCCGTGAATTGGAGAGGGTCGATCAGGCACGGCAACAGTTTGTATCGAACGTATCCCATGAGATTCAATCCCCGCTGACCTCCATTCAGGGGTTTGCCCAATTGGTGGCAGATCGGGATCTGCCTGAACAGGAACGGGAGCACTATGCATCGATCATTGAGGAGGAGAGCCGTCATCTCTCCTTGCTGAGCAAGCAGTTGCTTCTCCTGTCCTCTCTAGAACAAGGCAACGAAGATCTAACTAAAGTGAAGTTTTCTCTGCGGGATCAATTCCGGCAAGCGGTTCAGGTGCTGCAATGGCAACTGGAAGAAAAAGAACTGCTGCTTCGGATTTCGGTGCCGGAATCCATCCAGCTGATTGGCAATGAAGTGCTGCTCATGCAAGTCTGGATGAATCTGCTGGGTAATGCAGTGAATCACCTTCCACAAGGAAGAAGCATAGAGATCCATGCCGAGCAGATAGATGACCAGTGTGTAATCCAGATTCGGGATACAGGGAACGGGATTGCTGCGGAGCATCTGCCTTTCCTGTTCGATCGATTCTATCGGGTGGACCGTGCAAGGGAACGATCTTCCGGCCGAACCGGGCTTGGACTTGCCATTGTGCAGAAAATTATCCGAATTCATGACGGTACAATTGAGGTTTCCAGTTCGTCAGCAGGTACGGTCTTTACCGTGACACTTCCGCAGATGTAA